The sequence aggtccagttgcaaaggtcaccacatcacctatgtatttcacacgaggatttacctttcacacatacgagtatgggagacatcgggcaacgagtaactacggaatatgtgtgaaaggtgaaacagacttttacgggatattgcaggagattattgaagtggaatttccggggttattgaagctaaaatgcgtcctcttcaaatgtgaatggttcgatcctgttgtgaaccgagggattcggtataacaaatttggtgttgtggatgtcaattttgggagaagatacaacaaatttgagcctttcattttagcttcacaagccgagcaagttagcttccttccttatcctcggcttcgaacttccgggataaactgggtaactgctatcaaagttacacctcgtggacgcattgtcgttggagaagaaccgcccttgcaagaagaagacgctatcactgaagttgaggtaccagaacaaccaactgatgaaatccttttgatcgacccgcaaaactttcaatatgaagatattcccgaagatgcgacagatgaagcacgtgaagacgagttcgagagaagcgacgatgatgattgtaatgatagtgatgagaacgaaaacgatttagagtgatgtaatatatgtatcaaatgttggatttctctattgtaatattttctaaaagaaaGAGTAAGAAGTAGTATGATataagatatgatgttagatgatatgtcactttggggtttagggatttcattctcggtgtttagggttaagcgtcgtaatttcgtcgtaaatggaaaaacgcgggcctggtaatttcgtcgtaactcgaaaaacacgggcctggtaatttcgtcgtaaattaaaaaacacgggcctggtaaattcgtcgtaaatggaaaaacgcgggcctggtaatttcgtcgtaaatttacgtcgattttacgacgaatcctaatctatataagGGGACGCCGAGAGCGAGGCTGCCTCGCTCATTCCTCCCAAATTCCTTTGCTCTCTCTAAggtaaactctctctctctctctctttttttttttttttaaattagtttaggtgattagttaggtaacggaattagtttaggtgattagttaggtaattagtttaggtgattagttaggtaacggaataatatttttattatgtcgtaactgataaaatttattttaattttttttagatggctcctagaagaaAATCCAGAGCACCTAGTTATAGAGATTTGTTTGGCgacgatggttccggtacatcttcttccggtccatcgtcttctggTCCATCATCCTCCAccgcagttccagactctcagccttctcagagagttgcttggagtcctcctccaccgcagatgcctccaccgcaAATGCCTCCACCGcatatgcctccacctcctcctccagcggctgcacctgagcctgtcccagaaggtgcagttcatccggatttgcgtgtgccttcatatgccccattcgcgagatatacggtagaggatttgcttgcccagcccggacgagagggtttggatgttctagaccccgatagaccccgaggaacttattggtaagttattaatttttattacataaaaatttaaaatatttttattttctaacggttaaattgttttcctttcaggtttggggctaataACCGTGTTGGCCGGAGCGTTTCGAaaacgattaagggttactacgacggggcatatccgaactggagcaagactccaaatcacgttaagatcacgtggtttaaaatgtttgcggtaagatttttaaatttaattaaattttaacttttaaatatgtatatattttttaaatattattattaattgtaattttttcaaattttttgtgtttcagcaaaagtggcattggtctttgggaatcaccgagatggtgaaggcggaattcgttgcaaaagcaaagatccgcctctgcaacacagtctccgattggaaggacaagtgggagctcgacgggtatgagggaaagcccactgagctcacgacggatgtgtgggatggcctcatcgcctattggaagcacccgtcttcgatcaaaaaggccaattcgtgctcggcttctcgaagaacgaaggataaagatggtaatttgcccatgcttcacagaaccggccAAAAACCACATGCAGGCATCCGTCTAGAcgttgtaagttttgtttttaaatatttattttaaaatattcaattaatataacttttaatattttttttttgtagttggagaagacgggagtcttaccatctctgtctgacctattcaagatgactcacgccacatccgacggagtttttgtggatcctgcatcagAGAAACTCGCTCAAGCAGTGGCtactcggattgaagaacgggagacgcaactaactcaggagtctcccgatggattacccgtcacattgtccaccgaagaagCCGAccgaatcttcgaagaggtagtacaactaaaattttttttttcattatttttaataactatattaatatatgttttaattttatagctggctcctagaaagaagggccgaatagtcggtataggctccgTTAAccaagttgcaagggcaacttcgtcatacacttcgagacgggatgaagagacttctcagatgaaagctcgaatggatagccagcaggttcgtttagactctcttgaggatttgctagacgtgatggccgtgggaaacccggttatgcagagaatgttgagtcagagacgagccgctcttgggttgccagtacgagatccccaagagtccgatccaacccgtcaacagccgagcaaccccaccgactacttcgatgatatgtagtttttttaatattttcggtttgtattatgaatttaaatattatgacttttaaatgcttttttataaatgttttttattttcatatttcgttttaaaattaaaattatttaaaattcagaattttaaataaattcaaatttatatatatatatatttgaggttaaaaataatattcaaaatatattataaaacgaaACGTCGATGTAGGCTCGacgtaaacatttacaactgatTACCGTCGAAAATAATTACGAGTCTTTTACATCGAAgattttacgtggtctttacatcgaaatgttacgtggagtttacatcgaaatatttacgagggtGTTACAACGAAAatgtttacgtgtgctttacatcgaatccattacgtggagtttaccacgaaattttacgtgtcgtttacgacgaatctctgccctgcgctttacgaggaatatatttcgtcgtaaacttaacaagtcatttacgacgaaacgtcGGTTACGACGGgcgttttacgacgaa is a genomic window of Brassica napus cultivar Da-Ae chromosome A2, Da-Ae, whole genome shotgun sequence containing:
- the LOC125585619 gene encoding classical arabinogalactan protein 9-like, with translation MAPRRKSRAPSYRDLFGDDGSGTSSSGPSSSGPSSSTAVPDSQPSQRVAWSPPPPQMPPPQMPPPHMPPPPPPAAAPEPVPEGAVHPDLRVPSYAPFARYTVEDLLAQPGREGLDVLDPDRPRGTYW